In the genome of Acaryochloris sp. CCMEE 5410, the window ATCTAGACTTTGTGACTCTTCAGGGGTTTGTGGTAAGTGCAAACCACATTCTTCCTTGAGTCCTTGGAACCGGGTGGCGCGATCATTGTCGTCATCGGCACCGACTGGACGGCTAGAATGCCAATCTCCGACAGTGGTATAGCCTAAGTCAAAGAAGGGGTGATAGGGCAAATCATGGGCTTGTAGATATTGGTAAATATCTTTAGAGTGCCAGTTCAGGATGGGGAGAATTTTATACAGATCGCCTTGAGTCTCAACTCGGCGTAAAGACTGCCGAAAATTAGTTTGCTTACTCCGTAGTCCAGCCAGCCATGCGGTCGCCTGCAGTTCCTGCAAAGCTCGCTGCATGGGTTCAACTTTCCGCATCTGATCGTACTGATTGAACGCTTTGACATCATTGAATTCCCACAGCTTGCCGTAGAGCGCTTCCATGCGGGCAGGGCTAATAGCAGACTGATACACCTTGAGGTTAAGCCCCAGTCGTTCAGTTAGTTGTTCAGCAAACAAATAGGTTTGTGCAGGCAGATATCCCGTATCAATCCAAATAACGGGAATATCAGGGACAACCTGCGTGACTAAATGCAGCATTACCGCAGCTTGGATGCCAAAGCTAGTACTCATCACTAAGCCGTCCCCAAAAGACTTGGCAGCCCAACCAACAATATCCTCAGCAGACGCTTGATCAAACTGTTGGTTGATCTGTTCTAAATCCATTGTTTGGCTCGAAGGTTCCATTGCTGGGGAACCAGTTGAAGTGCGGAGGCCATCGGGTTCCCTGCTCTGTTCAGAAGGGGAGGCATCAATTAAGGACATCACAATACCAACGCAGGTTCAAATCTATTAGTACCATGCTTTTTCTATCCGCGATTGATGATTTGTACCGTTCATCCTAGGCAAACGCAGTCTTTATAGATATTGGGGGTTCTAGGGTTGTTCCTGTCTATGCCAGCCCCCATAGTATTAGTGCAGTCTGACTCAACCATTCCTCTCGTTCTGGGGAGTTCCCAAAGCTTCTTCCATCGCTTTATGCTGGGGATTAAAGTTGACATAAGGGATAGAGCTGATCGTGTCACTGGTATTTATTCGTAAGCTGTCTAAAGCAGAAAAACGTGAAGCGGATTTGACATTAGCGTTAACAGCGGAAGAACGAACGCGATCGCGCCATAAATTCCAAACCCCAGAAGGCCAAACCGTCTTCCTACAGCTAGATCGAGGCACGGTTCTTTATGACAATGACTTGCTGCAATCTGATAGCGATACCGTATTGCGTATCGTTGCCAAACCCGAACCTGTTTTAACGGTCCAGGCTCCCACTCCCCTAGATTTATTGCGAGGGGCCTACCATTTAGGCAATCGCCACGTTCCCTTAGAAATTACATCGACCTGCTTGCGTCTTGCACCTGATTCGGTTTTGCAAAATATGCTGGAACAGCTGGGAATGGATGTGACGGAAGAGATGCATCCCTTTCAGCCTGAAGCGGGCGCTTATGGTCAGCAGGGACACCACCATAGCCATTCCCATTAACTAGCCATCAATCCTGTCCATAGATCTTAGAGGCTAAAATAGTCTCATTGCTCGTTAGAAGATCCCATGAATCCTGCTGCAATAGAAGAGCGTGTTCGCTGGACCACTTCGGACCTAGAATTACTTCCTGAAAGTAGCAACCGCTATGAAATTATTGATGGAGATCTGTTTGTGACTCGTGCCCCTCATTGGCAACATCAAAATGTCAGTGGTAACGTTTATGCTGAATTGCGGGCTTGGTCTTTAGAAACAGGGCTGGGGCAAGCAGTTATGGCTCCCGGTCTTATTTTTAGCGATGCAGATAATGTTATTCCTGATGTGGTGTGGATTGGTAAAGAACGTCTAGCCGTTGCCTTGGATGAATCAGGACATCTCGTGGCCGCACCTGAGTTAGTGATTGAAGTTTTGTCAGCGGGTACAGAAAATGAGCGCAGAGATCGCCAAGCCAAACTCAAGCTCTACAGCGTACGGGGGGTGCAAGAATACTGGATTATCAATTGGCAATTGCAACAGGTGGAGATCTACCGTCGCCAACAGGCGATGTTGAAGTTGGTTACAGCGCTACTCGATGATGCAGAGACGCTCACTTCCCCCCTTTTGCCTAACTTTGTTTGTCCTCTCTCGCGAATCTTTGTTTAGGAACCGATTGTCATTATCAGGATGACTGAGCTGAAGATAGACTCTGGCTATAGTATTTGCGGATTACTTGTTCTGCCGGTTTGTTTTGGGGCGAGAAACCAGCCCCTTGTTGTTTAGGATTGGCCTCAATTGAGGGGAACCACTTCCACCAGTACACCCCAGCCAACCAATCTTCCTGCCAGATGGTTTGGAAAAAGGCTTCATAACAATTGGCTTGAGTCTGTAAACCGTCTGGGGTTGCTAATTTAGAGGGATTAATCTCAGAGGTATCAGGCCATTTCCACGGTTCGATAGCGGCATCGGACGTACTGCGATAGCCCAATTCTGTGAAGATAACGGGTTTTTGATATTTATTGTGGAGGGATGCGATCGCATCCCTATACTTCTGCCAAGCCTGCTTCAACTCCGCTACCCTCGGCTCAGTTTTAGAGGCCAGGGGAAAATACGCTTGA includes:
- the cysH gene encoding phosphoadenosine phosphosulfate reductase, translated to MSLIDASPSEQSREPDGLRTSTGSPAMEPSSQTMDLEQINQQFDQASAEDIVGWAAKSFGDGLVMSTSFGIQAAVMLHLVTQVVPDIPVIWIDTGYLPAQTYLFAEQLTERLGLNLKVYQSAISPARMEALYGKLWEFNDVKAFNQYDQMRKVEPMQRALQELQATAWLAGLRSKQTNFRQSLRRVETQGDLYKILPILNWHSKDIYQYLQAHDLPYHPFFDLGYTTVGDWHSSRPVGADDDNDRATRFQGLKEECGLHLPQTPEESQSLDSSSL
- the ureE gene encoding urease accessory protein UreE, whose amino-acid sequence is MSLVFIRKLSKAEKREADLTLALTAEERTRSRHKFQTPEGQTVFLQLDRGTVLYDNDLLQSDSDTVLRIVAKPEPVLTVQAPTPLDLLRGAYHLGNRHVPLEITSTCLRLAPDSVLQNMLEQLGMDVTEEMHPFQPEAGAYGQQGHHHSHSH
- a CDS encoding Uma2 family endonuclease, producing MNPAAIEERVRWTTSDLELLPESSNRYEIIDGDLFVTRAPHWQHQNVSGNVYAELRAWSLETGLGQAVMAPGLIFSDADNVIPDVVWIGKERLAVALDESGHLVAAPELVIEVLSAGTENERRDRQAKLKLYSVRGVQEYWIINWQLQQVEIYRRQQAMLKLVTALLDDAETLTSPLLPNFVCPLSRIFV